A genomic segment from Spinacia oleracea cultivar Varoflay chromosome 3, BTI_SOV_V1, whole genome shotgun sequence encodes:
- the LOC130470127 gene encoding uncharacterized protein codes for MGFLGSTCSDAVGSFGGLFLGWSSRVVVSIIFVDENVIFCKITSELNLDYYIVFVYGCPYLNGRAQVWSNIKTLMAGNPGSTTIVGNLNQVEHTAQKLGGSPLLRGAQDFINWKLECDLSEIPARGMSYTWTNNRSGESAIFESLDRAYACSKWRITFPDAIIWKLPIFLSD; via the coding sequence ATGGGTTTTTTAGGAAGCACATGCAGTGATGCAGTGGGTAGTTTTGGAGGACTTTTCCTTGGGTGGTCCTCCCGGGTAGTTGTTAGTATTATTTTCGTAGATGAAAATGTAATTTTTTGTAAGATTACTTCTGAATTGAATTTGGATTATTATATCGTGTTTGTCTATGGGTGCCCTTACTTGAATGGTAGGGCACAAGTCTGGAGTAACATCAAAACCCTTATGGCTGGGAATCCAGGAAGTACAACTATAGTAGGCAACCTCAACCAGGTGGAGCACACCGCGCAAAAACTAGGTGGTTCCCCTTTGTTGAGGGGAGCTCAAGATTTTATCAACTGGAAACTGGAGTGTGATCTTTCGGAGATTCCAGCTCGTGGTATGTCCTATACTTGGACTAATAATAGGAGTGGGGAGAGTGCCATCTTTGAAAGTTTGGATCGAGCATATGCTTGCTCCAAATGGCGTATAACATTCCCCGATGCTATAATTTGGAAGCTTCCCATCTTTCTTTCAGATTAG